From Triticum aestivum cultivar Chinese Spring chromosome 4A, IWGSC CS RefSeq v2.1, whole genome shotgun sequence, a single genomic window includes:
- the LOC123087219 gene encoding uncharacterized protein yields MHSLTCPRSPIRRTASSCSASTICPERQHMYTENIRYFVYQAGTKKTPPSVKLVHSPPYFRIHDQEVALLHCHDQEMFFIAVLRRAFIDREYTDGHFNLHLYNSKTKAWNIKLMLLDSPKDFEFHSPNKGITIGGELGSVGWVDLRRGIIICDLLLNNQSLRYIPLPSPLSPDPLRGYPLYVRNITVLQGYIKYFEMHSNVRPGSDTGSSPISEGWIAATKKNKNFKHWLYFW; encoded by the coding sequence ATGCATTCGCTGACATGCCCAAGATCTCCTATACGGAGGACGGCCTCGTCCTGCTCAGCATCAACCATCTGCCCCGAGCGCCAGCACATGTACACCGAGAACATCCGCTACTTCGTCTACCAGGCCGGCACCAAGAAGACGCCGCCGTCGGTCAAGCTCGTCCACTCTCCCCCCTACTTCAGGATCCACGACCAAGAGGTTGCCTTACTGCACTGCCACGACCAAGAGATGTTCTTCATCGCCGTGCTCCGCAGGGCCTTCATTGATCGGGAGTACACCGACGGGCACTTTAATCTCCACCTGTACAACTCCAAGACAAAGGCATGGAACATCAAGTTGATGCTTCTTGATTCGCCCAAGGATTTTGAGTTCCACTCTCCCAACAAGGGGATCACCATTGGAGGGGAGCTTGGTTCAGTGGGTTGGGTCGACCTTAGGCGGGGCATTATCATCTGTGACCTTCTCCTTAACAACCAGAGTCTTCGCTACATCCCACTACCTTCGCCGCTGTCGCCCGATCCACTCAGGGGTTATCCGTTGTATGTTCGGAACATCACTGTTCTCCAAGGTTACATCAAGTATTTTGAGATGCACAGTAACGTCAGACCGGGCTCAGACACTGGAAGCTCCCCGATATCTGAAGGTTGGATTGCtgcaacaaaaaaaaataaaaatttcaaGCATTGGCTCTACTTCTGGTAG